The following proteins come from a genomic window of Trifolium pratense cultivar HEN17-A07 linkage group LG4, ARS_RC_1.1, whole genome shotgun sequence:
- the LOC123881911 gene encoding bifunctional purple acid phosphatase 26 — translation MDSKMQGLLFFCSFVFFSSIRDGYAGFTSSFVRSEFPSVDIPLDNQVFAVPKGHNAPQQVHITQGDYEGRAVIISWVTPDEPGSNHVHFGTSEDKYQSSAEGTVSNYTFGEYKSGYIHHCLVEGLEHNTKYYYKIGSGDSSREFWFETPPKVEADAPYKFGIIGDLGQTFNSLSTLEHYIESKAQTVLFVGDLSYADRYMYTDVGVRWDTWARFVEKSTAYQPWIWSAGNHEIEYFPYMGEVVPFNNYLRRYTTPYLASNSSSPLWYAIRRASAHIIVLSSYSPYVKYTPQYKWLSEELTRVDREKTPWLIVLMHVPLYNSNEAHYMEGESMRVVFESWFIKYKVDVIFAGHVHAYERSYRFSNVDYNITGGNRYPVADKSAPVYITVGDGGNQEGLASRFMDPQPEYSAFREASYGHSTLEIKNRTHAVYHWNRNDEGKKVTTDSFVLHNQYWGNNRRRRKLKHFILSVIDEVVSI, via the exons ATGGATTCAAAGATGCAGGGcttgttgtttttttgttcCTTTGTGTTCTTTAGCTCTATCAGAGATGGATATGCAGGATTCACTAGTTCTTTTGTTAGGTCTGAGTTTCCATCTGTTGATATCCCACTTGATAATCAAGTATTTGCAGTTCCAAAGGGTCATAATGCACCTCAACAA GTGCATATCACACAAGGTGATTATGAGGGAAGAGCAGTAATCATCTCATGGGTGACCCCAGATGAACCAGGATCCAACCATGTACATTTTGGCACATCAGAGGATAAATATCAATCTAGTGCAGAAGGCACAGTTTCCAATTACACTTTCGGCGAATACAAATCTGGTTATATTCATCATTGTCTTGTTGAAGGCCTTGAG CATAATACTAAATACTACTACAAAATTGGAAGTGGTGATTCTTCTCGAGAATTTTGGTTTGAAACACCTCCTAAAGTTGAAGCAGATGCCCCTTACAAATTTGGGATCATTG GTGATTTGGGACAAACATTTAATTCTCTTTCCACTCTTGAGCACTATATAGAGAGTAAAGCACAGACTGTTCTATTTGTTGGAGATCTGTCTTACGCTGATAGGTACATGTACACTGATGTTGGTGTACGGTGGGATACATGGGCCCGATTTGTTGAAAAGAGTACAGCATATCAGCCATGGATATGGTCTGCAGGAAATCATGAAATAGAGTACTTTCCCTACATG GGAGAAGTTGTTCCGTTCAATAACTATCTTCGACGCTATACTACTCCTTATTTGGCGTCCAATAGCAGCAGCCCTCTTTGGTATGCAATCAGGCGTGCATCTGCTCATATAATTGTACTATCCAGCTATTCGCCATACG TAAAGTACACACCACAATATAAATGGCTCAGTGAAGAGTTGACGCGGGTTGATAGGGAGAAGACACCTTGGCTCATTGTTCTCATGCACGTGCCGCTCTACAACTCTAATGAAGCTCACTATATGGAAGGTGAAAGCATGCGAGTGGTTTTCGAGAGCTGGTTCATCAAGTACAAGGTTGACGTGATCTTTGCTGGCCATGTTCATGCTTATGAAAGATCG TATCGATTCTCCAATGTAGATTACAACATAACAGGTGGAAACCGGTACCCCGTAGCCGACAAATCAGCACCTGTGTACATAACTGTCGGAGATGGAGGAAATCAAGAAGGTCTTGCTTCTAG GTTTATGGATCCTCAGCCAGAATACTCTGCATTTCGTGAAGCAAGCTATGGACACTCTACACTGGAGATTAAAAATAGAACCCATGCAGTCTACCACTGGAACCGCAATGATGAGGGCAAGAAAGTGACAACTGACTCATTTGTATTGCATAACCAGTATTG GGGAAACAAtaggagaagaagaaaactgAAGCATTTTATATTGTCAGTTATTGATGAAGTTGTCAGCATTTAA
- the LOC123881912 gene encoding bifunctional purple acid phosphatase 26-like isoform X1, whose protein sequence is MDTRMQAFLLHLVLASFVFLSSIRDGYAGITSSYVRSEFPSVDIPLNHEAFAVPKGYNAPQQVHITQGDYDGKAVIISWVTPDEAGSSHVQFGTSENNFQASAEGTVSNYTLGKYKSGYIHHCLVDGLEHNTKYYYRIGTGDSSREFWFKTPPKIELDAPYKFGIIGDLGQTFNSLSTLEHYIESEAHTVLYVGDLSYADNYEYTDVGLRWDTWGRFVERSTAYQPWIWSAGNHEIEHFPYMGEVVPFMSYLQRHTTPYLASKSSSPLWYAIRRASAHIIVLSSYSPFAKYTPQFEWLGEELKRVDRKKTPWLIVLMHVPLYNSNEANYMEGESMRVVFESWFIMYKVDVIFAGHVHAYERSYRFSNIDYNITSGNRYPVPDKSSPVYITVGDGGNQEGLCSRFMYPQP, encoded by the exons ATGGATACAAGGATGCAGGCCTTTTTGCTTCATCTTGTTCTTGCTTCCTTTGTTTTCTTGAGCTCTATCAGAGATGGATATGCAGGGATCACAAGTTCTTATGTTAGATCAGAGTTTCCATCTGTTGATATCCCACTTAATCATGAAGCATTTGCAGTTCCAAAGGGTTATAATGCCCCTCAACAA GTGCATATCACACAAGGTGATTATGATGGAAAAGCAGTAATCATCTCATGGGTGACCCCAGACGAAGCAGGGTCCAGCCATGTACAATTTGGCACATCAGAGAATAACTTTCAAGCTAGTGCAGAAGGCACAGTTTCAAATTACACTCTCGGCAAATACAAGTCTGGTTACATTCATCATTGTCTTGTTGATGGCCTTGAG CATAATACTAAATACTACTACAGAATTGGAACCGGCGATTCTTCTCGAGAATTTTGGTTTAAAACACCTCCCAAAATTGAACTAGATGCCCCTTACAAATTCGGGATCATTG GTGATCTGGGACAAACATTTAATTCTTTGTCCACCCTTGAGCACTATATAGAGAGTGAAGCACATACTGTTCTATATGTTGGAGATCTTTCTTATGCTGATAATTACGAGTACACTGATGTTGGTTTACGGTGGGATACATGGGGCCGTTTTGTTGAAAGGAGTACAGCATATCAGCCATGGATATGGTCTGCAGGAAATCACGAAATCGAGCACTTCCCCTACATG GGAGAAGTTGTTCCTTTCATGTCCTATCTTCAACGACATACTACTCCTTATTTGGCGTCCAAGAGCAGCAGCCCCCTATGGTATGCAATCAGGCGTGCATCTGCTCATATAATTGTACTATCCAGCTATTCGCCATTTG CAAAGTACACACCACAATTTGAATGGCTTGGTGAAGAGCTGAAGCGGGTCGATAGAAAGAAGACACCTTGGCTCATTGTTCTCATGCATGTGCCGCTTTACAACAGTAACGAAGCTAACTATATGGAAGGTGAAAGCATGCGAGTGGTTTTCGAGAGCTGGTTCATCATGTACAAGGTTGACGTGATCTTTGCTGGCCATGTCCACGCTTACGAAAGATCG TATCGATTCTCTAACATAGATTACAACATAACAAGCGGTAACCGGTATCCTGTACCTGACAAATCATCCCCTGTGTACATAACAGTCGGAGATGGAGGAAATCAAGAAGGTCTTTGTTCTAG GTTCATGTATCCTCAGCCATAA
- the LOC123881912 gene encoding bifunctional purple acid phosphatase 26-like isoform X2 — translation MDTRMQAFLLHLVLASFVFLSSIRDGYAGITSSYVRSEFPSVDIPLNHEAFAVPKGYNAPQQVHITQGDYDGKAVIISWVTPDEAGSSHVQFGTSENNFQASAEGTVSNYTLGKYKSGYIHHCLVDGLEHNTKYYYRIGTGDSSREFWFKTPPKIELDAPYKFGIIGDLGQTFNSLSTLEHYIESEAHTVLYVGDLSYADNYEYTDVGLRWDTWGRFVERSTAYQPWIWSAGNHEIEHFPYMGEVVPFMSYLQRHTTPYLASKSSSPLWYAIRRASAHIIVLSSYSPFAKYTPQFEWLGEELKRVDRKKTPWLIVLMHVPLYNSNEANYMEGESMRVVFESWFIMYKVDVIFAGHVHAYERSVHVSSAIILRIS, via the exons ATGGATACAAGGATGCAGGCCTTTTTGCTTCATCTTGTTCTTGCTTCCTTTGTTTTCTTGAGCTCTATCAGAGATGGATATGCAGGGATCACAAGTTCTTATGTTAGATCAGAGTTTCCATCTGTTGATATCCCACTTAATCATGAAGCATTTGCAGTTCCAAAGGGTTATAATGCCCCTCAACAA GTGCATATCACACAAGGTGATTATGATGGAAAAGCAGTAATCATCTCATGGGTGACCCCAGACGAAGCAGGGTCCAGCCATGTACAATTTGGCACATCAGAGAATAACTTTCAAGCTAGTGCAGAAGGCACAGTTTCAAATTACACTCTCGGCAAATACAAGTCTGGTTACATTCATCATTGTCTTGTTGATGGCCTTGAG CATAATACTAAATACTACTACAGAATTGGAACCGGCGATTCTTCTCGAGAATTTTGGTTTAAAACACCTCCCAAAATTGAACTAGATGCCCCTTACAAATTCGGGATCATTG GTGATCTGGGACAAACATTTAATTCTTTGTCCACCCTTGAGCACTATATAGAGAGTGAAGCACATACTGTTCTATATGTTGGAGATCTTTCTTATGCTGATAATTACGAGTACACTGATGTTGGTTTACGGTGGGATACATGGGGCCGTTTTGTTGAAAGGAGTACAGCATATCAGCCATGGATATGGTCTGCAGGAAATCACGAAATCGAGCACTTCCCCTACATG GGAGAAGTTGTTCCTTTCATGTCCTATCTTCAACGACATACTACTCCTTATTTGGCGTCCAAGAGCAGCAGCCCCCTATGGTATGCAATCAGGCGTGCATCTGCTCATATAATTGTACTATCCAGCTATTCGCCATTTG CAAAGTACACACCACAATTTGAATGGCTTGGTGAAGAGCTGAAGCGGGTCGATAGAAAGAAGACACCTTGGCTCATTGTTCTCATGCATGTGCCGCTTTACAACAGTAACGAAGCTAACTATATGGAAGGTGAAAGCATGCGAGTGGTTTTCGAGAGCTGGTTCATCATGTACAAGGTTGACGTGATCTTTGCTGGCCATGTCCACGCTTACGAAAGATCG GTTCATGTATCCTCAGCCATAATACTCCGCATTTCGTGA